A single genomic interval of Streptomyces showdoensis harbors:
- a CDS encoding TatD family hydrolase yields the protein MSSKDAPPPLPEPLPVPVADSHTHLDMQSGTVEEALTKAAAVGVTTVVQVGCDLKGSRWAAETAERYDNVHAAVALHPNEAPRIVLGDPDGWSRQGARIPGGDAALDEALAEIDRLAALPYVRAVGETGLDHFRTGPEGMAAQERSFRAHIEIAKRRGKALVIHDREAHADVLRVLDEEGAPERTVFHCYSGDAEMAEICAAKGYYMSFAGNVTFKNAQPLRDALAVAPLELVLVETDAPFLTPAPYRGRPNAPYLIPVTVRAMAAVRGITEEELAGAIAVNTANAFDY from the coding sequence ATGAGTTCCAAGGACGCCCCGCCGCCGCTGCCCGAGCCCCTGCCGGTCCCGGTCGCGGACTCGCACACCCACCTCGACATGCAGTCCGGCACCGTCGAGGAGGCCCTGACCAAGGCCGCCGCCGTCGGCGTCACCACGGTCGTCCAGGTCGGCTGCGACCTCAAGGGCTCCCGGTGGGCCGCCGAGACGGCCGAGCGGTACGACAACGTGCACGCGGCCGTCGCGCTGCACCCCAACGAGGCCCCTCGGATCGTCCTGGGAGACCCGGACGGATGGTCCCGGCAGGGTGCCCGCATCCCCGGCGGGGACGCGGCGCTCGACGAGGCCCTCGCCGAGATCGACCGGCTGGCCGCCCTGCCGTACGTGCGGGCCGTCGGCGAGACCGGCCTGGACCACTTCCGCACCGGTCCCGAGGGCATGGCCGCGCAGGAGCGTTCCTTCCGCGCCCACATCGAGATCGCCAAGCGCCGGGGCAAGGCCCTCGTCATCCACGACCGCGAGGCCCACGCCGACGTGCTGCGGGTCCTCGACGAGGAGGGCGCCCCCGAGCGGACCGTCTTCCACTGCTACTCCGGCGACGCCGAGATGGCCGAGATCTGCGCCGCCAAGGGCTACTACATGTCCTTCGCCGGCAACGTCACCTTCAAGAACGCCCAGCCGCTGCGCGACGCCCTCGCGGTCGCCCCGCTGGAGCTCGTCCTGGTCGAGACGGACGCCCCCTTCCTCACCCCCGCGCCCTACCGGGGCCGCCCCAACGCCCCGTACCTGATCCCGGTCACCGTGCGGGCCATGGCGGCGGTGCGCGGCATCACCGAGGAGGAGCTGGCCGGGGCGATCGCCGTGAACACCGCCAACGCCTTCGATTACTGA
- a CDS encoding resuscitation-promoting factor gives MSTSSHRSGARRAARRRKASPPAVEGLRRIVPQALVVAFLAGGTSAFVAQDKAVRLSVDGVPRTLHTFADDVDELLADEGLTVGDHDIVAPAPAAALASGDEVVVRYGRPVALTLDGQRRQVWTTARTVDGALRQLGVRAEGAYLSASRSAPISRQGLALDVRTERTVTFLADGRERTVRTNAATVREAVEEAGITLSGQDTTSVPPGSFPRDGQTVTVLRITGSQEIREEPVPFAVERIRDDELFAGTELVERQGVPGVRRVTYSLRTVNGVRQKPRRTGEETVREPVAQRVRIGTRALPTSVAGADGLNWAALAACESGGRPGAVDPSGTYGGLYQFDPGTWRSLGGTGVAQNAPAAEQTFRAKKLYVTRGATPWPHCGRRLYR, from the coding sequence GTGAGCACTTCGTCGCACAGATCCGGGGCTCGCCGGGCCGCCCGGCGCCGCAAGGCGAGCCCGCCCGCCGTCGAGGGACTGCGGCGGATCGTCCCGCAGGCCCTCGTCGTCGCCTTCCTGGCCGGCGGCACCAGCGCCTTCGTCGCCCAGGACAAGGCCGTCCGGCTGTCCGTGGACGGCGTCCCGCGCACCCTGCACACCTTCGCCGACGACGTCGACGAACTCCTCGCCGACGAGGGCCTGACGGTCGGCGACCACGACATCGTCGCCCCGGCCCCCGCCGCCGCCCTGGCCAGCGGGGACGAGGTCGTCGTCCGCTACGGGCGGCCCGTCGCCCTCACCCTGGACGGGCAGCGCCGCCAGGTGTGGACCACCGCGCGGACCGTCGACGGGGCGCTGCGGCAGCTCGGCGTCCGCGCCGAGGGCGCCTACCTGTCGGCCTCCCGCTCGGCGCCCATCTCCCGCCAGGGACTCGCCCTCGACGTGCGCACCGAGCGGACCGTCACCTTCCTCGCCGACGGCCGCGAGCGGACCGTCCGCACCAACGCGGCCACCGTCCGCGAGGCCGTCGAGGAGGCCGGGATCACCCTCTCGGGCCAGGACACCACCTCCGTGCCGCCCGGCTCCTTCCCGCGCGACGGGCAGACCGTCACCGTGCTGCGGATCACCGGCAGCCAGGAGATCCGCGAGGAGCCCGTCCCGTTCGCCGTCGAGCGGATCCGCGACGACGAGCTCTTCGCCGGGACCGAGCTCGTCGAACGGCAGGGCGTCCCGGGCGTCCGCCGGGTCACGTACAGCCTGCGCACCGTCAACGGCGTCCGGCAGAAGCCCCGCCGCACCGGCGAGGAGACCGTCCGCGAGCCCGTCGCCCAGCGGGTCCGGATCGGCACCCGCGCGCTGCCCACCTCCGTCGCCGGCGCCGACGGCCTGAACTGGGCCGCGCTCGCCGCCTGCGAGTCCGGCGGCCGTCCCGGCGCCGTCGACCCCTCCGGCACCTACGGCGGGCTCTACCAGTTCGACCCCGGCACCTGGCGCTCCCTGGGCGGCACCGGGGTCGCCCAGAACGCGCCCGCCGCGGAACAGACCTTCCGGGCGAAGAAGCTCTACGTGACCCGGGGGGCGACTCCGTGGCCCCACTGCGGCCGTAGGCTGTACCGGTGA
- a CDS encoding serine hydrolase domain-containing protein, which yields MDVRGTVEAGFEPVRDAFLRNFEQRGERGAALAVYRDGTKVVDLWAGTRDVRGEAPWAVDTAQVVRSATKGVAAAVPLLLHQRGQLDLDAPVAAYWPEFKAAGKDRVTVRQLLAHRAGVPVLDRPLTLAEAVDLPTASAAIAAQAPVWEPGTAHGYHAHTFSWLLGGLVHRVTGRTIGRWVAEEIAAPLGLDLWIGLPDAEAHRVGRLGPVEELEPADSGALKLRPKRAVSEAYKDPESLTRRAFGVIEPAPDENDPVYRAAELPGSAGVATARALARFYASTLGPVDGGPRLFAPATLALARTEESAGADRVLLVGTRFGLGHMLHGPASPLLGPSSFGHPGRGGSLGFADPESGIAFGYVTNGMRKTVTADPRAQALVRAVRAAL from the coding sequence GTGGACGTCCGGGGCACCGTGGAGGCCGGTTTCGAACCGGTCCGGGACGCGTTCCTGCGCAACTTCGAGCAGCGCGGCGAGCGCGGGGCGGCGCTCGCCGTCTACCGGGACGGCACCAAGGTCGTCGACCTGTGGGCGGGGACGCGGGACGTCCGGGGGGAGGCCCCCTGGGCGGTGGACACCGCGCAGGTCGTCCGCTCCGCCACCAAGGGCGTCGCCGCCGCGGTCCCGCTCCTGCTCCACCAGCGCGGGCAGCTCGACCTGGACGCTCCCGTCGCCGCGTACTGGCCCGAGTTCAAGGCGGCCGGCAAGGACCGGGTGACCGTGCGCCAGCTGCTCGCGCACCGGGCCGGCGTGCCCGTGCTGGACCGCCCGCTGACCCTGGCCGAGGCCGTCGACCTGCCGACGGCCTCCGCCGCGATCGCCGCCCAGGCCCCCGTCTGGGAGCCGGGCACGGCCCACGGCTACCACGCCCACACCTTCAGCTGGCTGCTCGGCGGCCTGGTCCACCGGGTCACCGGCCGCACGATCGGCCGCTGGGTCGCCGAGGAGATCGCCGCCCCGCTCGGCCTGGACCTGTGGATAGGCCTGCCCGACGCGGAGGCCCACCGGGTCGGCCGGCTGGGCCCGGTCGAGGAGCTCGAGCCCGCCGACAGCGGCGCGCTCAAGCTGCGCCCCAAGCGCGCGGTCTCCGAGGCGTACAAGGACCCGGAGTCGCTGACCCGGCGGGCCTTCGGGGTGATCGAGCCCGCGCCCGACGAGAACGACCCGGTGTACCGGGCGGCCGAGCTGCCCGGCTCGGCGGGCGTCGCCACCGCCCGCGCGCTCGCCCGCTTCTACGCGTCGACGCTCGGCCCGGTCGACGGCGGCCCGCGCCTGTTCGCGCCGGCCACCCTCGCGCTGGCCCGCACCGAGGAGTCGGCGGGTGCCGACCGGGTCCTGCTGGTCGGCACCCGCTTCGGCCTCGGCCACATGCTGCACGGACCGGCCTCACCGCTGCTCGGCCCGAGCTCCTTCGGCCACCCCGGCCGGGGCGGCTCGCTGGGCTTCGCCGACCCCGAATCCGGGATCGCCTTCGGCTACGTCACCAACGGCATGCGCAAGACGGTCACGGCCGACCCGCGCGCGCAGGCCCTGGTGCGGGCGGTGCGCGCCGCGCTCTAG
- a CDS encoding YbaK/EbsC family protein, with amino-acid sequence MTTSHADAHPQFAAALKELGLDVEVRRFPDETRTAQQAAEAIGCAVSEIVKSLIFSADGVPVLVLMDGASRVDLERVREELGATEVTRADARTVREATGYAIGGVPPFGHRTRTRVLADRGLLGHAVVWAAAGTPHTVFALAPEALIAHAGGTLADVRERTA; translated from the coding sequence ATGACGACGTCACACGCCGATGCCCACCCCCAGTTCGCCGCCGCCCTGAAGGAGTTGGGACTCGACGTCGAGGTCCGGCGCTTCCCGGACGAGACGCGGACCGCGCAGCAGGCCGCCGAGGCCATCGGCTGCGCGGTCTCGGAGATCGTGAAGTCGCTGATCTTCTCCGCGGACGGGGTCCCCGTGCTGGTCCTCATGGACGGGGCCTCGCGGGTGGACCTGGAGCGGGTCCGCGAGGAGCTGGGCGCGACGGAGGTCACCCGCGCCGACGCCCGGACCGTCCGGGAGGCGACGGGCTACGCGATCGGCGGCGTCCCGCCCTTCGGGCACCGCACCCGCACCCGGGTGCTCGCCGACCGCGGGCTGCTCGGCCACGCGGTGGTGTGGGCCGCGGCCGGCACCCCGCACACCGTCTTCGCCCTGGCCCCCGAGGCCCTGATCGCGCACGCGGGCGGCACGCTGGCGGACGTCCGCGAGCGCACGGCGTGA
- the rsmI gene encoding 16S rRNA (cytidine(1402)-2'-O)-methyltransferase, translated as MTRVTGTLVLAGTPIGDIADAPPRLATELENADIVAAEDTRRLRGLTRALGIHTTGRVVSYFEGNESARTPELVEALVGGARVLLVTDAGMPSVSDPGYRLVAAAVEQDIKVTAVPGPSAVLTALALSGLPVDRFCFEGFLPRKAGERLGRLREVADERRTLVYFEAPHRLDDTLAAMAEVFGAERRAAVCRELTKTYEEVKRGPLGELAAWAAEGVRGEITVVVEGAPEAPPAELDAEELVRRVRVREEAGERRKEAIAAVAAEAGVPKREVFDAVVAAKNAAAPGPGNGKGLI; from the coding sequence ATGACCCGTGTGACAGGAACGCTGGTACTCGCAGGGACCCCCATCGGCGACATCGCGGACGCGCCGCCACGGCTCGCCACCGAATTGGAGAACGCGGACATCGTGGCCGCGGAGGACACCCGGAGGCTGCGCGGACTGACCCGCGCGCTGGGCATCCACACCACCGGACGGGTGGTCTCCTACTTCGAGGGCAACGAGTCCGCCCGGACGCCCGAGCTGGTCGAGGCGCTGGTCGGCGGGGCGCGGGTGCTGCTGGTGACCGACGCCGGGATGCCCTCCGTCTCCGACCCGGGCTACCGGCTGGTCGCCGCCGCCGTCGAGCAGGACATCAAGGTCACCGCCGTGCCCGGCCCGTCCGCCGTGCTCACCGCGCTCGCGCTGTCCGGGCTGCCCGTGGACCGCTTCTGCTTCGAGGGCTTCCTGCCCCGCAAGGCCGGCGAGCGCCTCGGGCGGCTGCGCGAGGTCGCGGACGAGCGGCGGACCCTCGTCTACTTCGAGGCCCCGCACCGGCTCGACGACACCCTCGCCGCGATGGCCGAGGTCTTCGGCGCCGAGCGCCGGGCCGCCGTCTGCCGGGAGCTGACCAAGACCTACGAGGAGGTCAAGCGCGGCCCGCTCGGCGAGCTCGCGGCCTGGGCGGCGGAGGGCGTACGGGGTGAGATCACCGTCGTCGTCGAGGGCGCGCCGGAGGCCCCGCCCGCCGAACTGGACGCCGAGGAGCTGGTGCGCAGGGTGCGGGTGCGCGAGGAGGCGGGGGAGCGGCGCAAGGAGGCGATCGCGGCCGTCGCCGCCGAGGCGGGGGTTCCCAAGCGCGAGGTGTTCGATGCCGTGGTGGCGGCAAAGAATGCGGCGGCGCCAGGCCCCGGAAACGGTAAAGGACTAATCTGA
- a CDS encoding DMT family transporter, translating to MTPLVVAAVLVAAVTHASWNAIAARITDQLLSFTLISGGGALIGAVTACFVPLPAAGAWPYLIASAALHVAYYALLMKSFALGDFGQMYPIARGTAPLVVTLLAAVFLAEIPSAEQIAGVAVACAGLTGLALWGIRGKGARPDWAALLAAGATGLSIAAYTVVDGVGVRASETPLGYIAWLMVLEGLVIPAYALYRRRSALAAELRPYAARGLLGGFLSVGAYALVLWAQTKAPLAPIAALRESSIIVGAAIGAVLFKERFGGPRIAAAGLMVVGIGLMLYAS from the coding sequence GTGACCCCGCTCGTGGTCGCGGCCGTGCTGGTCGCGGCCGTGACGCACGCCAGCTGGAACGCGATAGCCGCCCGCATCACGGACCAGCTCCTGTCCTTCACCCTGATCTCCGGCGGCGGCGCCCTGATCGGCGCCGTCACCGCCTGCTTCGTCCCGCTCCCGGCGGCCGGGGCCTGGCCCTACCTGATCGCCTCGGCCGCGCTGCACGTGGCGTACTACGCGCTCCTGATGAAGTCCTTCGCGCTCGGCGACTTCGGCCAGATGTACCCGATCGCCCGCGGCACCGCGCCGCTCGTGGTGACCCTGCTCGCCGCGGTGTTCCTCGCCGAGATCCCGTCCGCCGAGCAGATCGCCGGCGTGGCGGTCGCCTGCGCGGGTCTCACCGGCCTCGCCCTGTGGGGCATCCGCGGCAAGGGCGCCCGCCCGGACTGGGCGGCCCTGCTGGCGGCGGGGGCGACGGGCCTGTCCATCGCCGCGTACACGGTCGTCGACGGCGTCGGCGTGCGCGCCTCGGAGACCCCGCTCGGCTACATCGCCTGGCTGATGGTCCTGGAGGGCCTCGTCATCCCCGCCTACGCCCTGTACCGCCGCCGCTCGGCCCTGGCAGCCGAACTGCGCCCGTACGCCGCCCGCGGCCTCCTCGGCGGGTTCCTCTCGGTCGGCGCCTACGCCCTGGTCCTGTGGGCCCAGACCAAGGCCCCGCTCGCCCCGATCGCGGCCCTGCGGGAGTCCTCCATCATCGTGGGCGCGGCGATCGGCGCGGTGCTGTTCAAGGAGCGCTTCGGCGGGCCGAGGATCGCGGCGGCGGGCCTGATGGTGGTGGGCATCGGACTGATGCTGTACGCGAGTTGA
- a CDS encoding dolichyl-phosphate-mannose--protein mannosyltransferase — MTSTAPEALEGQHPVAPTVAEPPSWQRRLRQFGYRPDTTGALSVGLRERLVPPYTRPSERLWSLFLIGPAAADRIWRAAAWAGPLLVALVAGVLRFWNLGKPHAVIFDETYYAKDSWALINQGYEGAWPKDIDKTILNDPGAVLVPTDPGYVVHPPVGKWVIGVGEKLFGFEPFGWRFMVALLGTLSVLMLCRIGRRLFRSTFLGCLAGLLLTVDGLHFVMSRTALLDQVLMFFVLAAFGCLVVDRDRARARLAAGLPEDDQGILRPDASVAETLRLGWRPWRLAAGVMLGLAAGTKWNGLYIMAAFGLLTVLWDLGARRTAGAVRPYAAVLRRDLLPAFVSVVPVAIGTYLLSWTGWIVTDKGYFRNWAAEQDKLNGGGAWGWLPDWLRSLWHYETEVYKFHVGLNSPHTYESNPWSWIVLGRPVSYFYESPLPGQSGCPASASDKCAQEVLALGTPLLWWAACFAILYVLWRWAFRRDWRAGAIACGIAAGWAPWFLYQERTIFLFYAVVFVPFLCLAVAMMIGAIVGPAGSSERRRTFGAVAAGVLVLLIVWNFIYFWPLYTGQAIPIQGWRNRMWLDTWV, encoded by the coding sequence GTGACCAGTACCGCACCCGAGGCCCTGGAGGGTCAGCACCCCGTGGCACCCACCGTGGCAGAGCCCCCGTCGTGGCAGCGACGGCTGCGGCAGTTCGGCTACCGGCCGGACACCACGGGCGCCCTGTCCGTCGGCCTGCGGGAGCGGCTCGTACCGCCGTACACCCGCCCCTCGGAGCGGCTGTGGTCGCTGTTCCTGATCGGGCCGGCCGCCGCCGACCGGATCTGGCGCGCCGCCGCCTGGGCCGGGCCGCTGCTCGTCGCGCTGGTCGCGGGCGTGCTGCGGTTCTGGAACCTGGGCAAGCCGCACGCGGTGATATTCGACGAGACGTACTACGCCAAGGACTCCTGGGCCCTGATCAACCAGGGGTACGAGGGGGCGTGGCCGAAGGACATCGACAAGACGATCCTGAACGACCCCGGCGCGGTCCTCGTGCCGACCGACCCCGGGTACGTCGTGCACCCGCCGGTCGGCAAATGGGTCATCGGCGTCGGCGAGAAGCTGTTCGGCTTCGAGCCGTTCGGCTGGCGTTTCATGGTCGCGCTGCTCGGCACCCTGTCGGTGCTGATGCTGTGCCGGATCGGCCGGCGGCTGTTCCGCTCGACGTTCCTGGGCTGCCTGGCGGGCCTGCTGCTCACGGTGGACGGCCTGCACTTCGTGATGAGCCGCACCGCGCTGCTCGACCAGGTGCTGATGTTCTTCGTGCTGGCCGCCTTCGGCTGTCTGGTCGTCGACCGGGACCGGGCGCGGGCCCGGCTCGCGGCCGGGCTGCCCGAGGACGACCAGGGGATCCTGCGGCCGGACGCCTCGGTCGCCGAGACCCTGCGGCTCGGCTGGCGGCCGTGGCGGCTCGCGGCCGGCGTGATGCTCGGCCTGGCGGCCGGCACCAAGTGGAACGGCCTCTACATCATGGCCGCGTTCGGCCTGCTGACCGTCCTGTGGGACCTCGGCGCCCGCCGCACCGCCGGCGCCGTCCGCCCGTACGCGGCGGTCCTCAGGCGCGACCTGCTGCCGGCCTTCGTCTCCGTCGTCCCGGTGGCCATCGGCACCTACCTGCTGTCCTGGACCGGCTGGATCGTCACCGACAAGGGCTACTTCCGCAACTGGGCCGCCGAGCAGGACAAGCTGAACGGCGGCGGCGCCTGGGGCTGGCTGCCGGACTGGCTGCGCAGCCTGTGGCACTACGAGACCGAGGTCTACAAGTTCCACGTGGGGCTGAACTCGCCGCACACCTACGAGTCCAACCCGTGGAGCTGGATCGTCCTCGGCCGCCCGGTCTCCTACTTCTACGAGTCCCCCCTCCCCGGCCAGTCCGGCTGCCCCGCGAGCGCGAGCGACAAGTGCGCGCAGGAGGTGCTGGCCCTCGGCACGCCGCTGCTGTGGTGGGCGGCCTGCTTCGCGATCCTGTACGTGCTGTGGCGCTGGGCCTTCCGCCGCGACTGGCGCGCGGGCGCGATCGCCTGCGGCATCGCGGCCGGCTGGGCGCCGTGGTTCCTCTACCAGGAACGCACCATTTTCCTTTTCTACGCGGTGGTGTTCGTCCCGTTCCTGTGTCTCGCGGTGGCCATGATGATCGGGGCGATCGTGGGGCCCGCGGGTTCCTCGGAAAGGCGGCGCACTTTCGGTGCGGTCGCCGCGGGTGTGCTCGTTCTCCTCATCGTCTGGAATTTCATCTATTTCTGGCCCCTGTACACCGGGCAGGCGATTCCGATCCAGGGCTGGCGGAACCGGATGTGGCTCGACACCTGGGTCTGA
- a CDS encoding RICIN domain-containing protein — protein sequence MIRSRALGAALATATLTATALVGSASTASAVYVEPQPGFHLKNAYGGKCVALQGNENHSIPFAWDCLDYADQYWIFDETNAPTPGVFQLKNLNSGKCLVVQGFDNGKVPMQFDCLNYADQFWQKVSTADPDVFKLKNFNSGKCLALQGNEIDRNPFQYDCEDYADQGWYIR from the coding sequence ATGATCAGGTCGCGTGCCCTGGGCGCCGCCCTTGCCACCGCCACGCTGACGGCCACCGCGCTCGTCGGCTCCGCCTCCACCGCGTCCGCGGTGTACGTGGAGCCGCAGCCGGGCTTCCATCTGAAGAACGCCTACGGCGGCAAGTGCGTCGCCCTGCAGGGCAACGAGAACCACTCGATCCCGTTCGCCTGGGACTGCCTGGACTACGCCGACCAGTACTGGATATTCGACGAGACCAACGCCCCGACGCCGGGCGTCTTCCAGCTCAAGAACCTCAACAGCGGCAAGTGCCTGGTCGTGCAGGGCTTCGACAACGGCAAGGTCCCGATGCAGTTCGACTGCCTGAACTACGCGGACCAGTTCTGGCAGAAGGTGTCCACGGCCGACCCCGACGTCTTCAAGCTGAAGAACTTCAACAGCGGCAAGTGCCTGGCGCTGCAGGGCAACGAGATCGACCGCAACCCGTTCCAGTACGACTGCGAGGACTACGCCGACCAGGGCTGGTACATCCGCTAG
- a CDS encoding penicillin-binding transpeptidase domain-containing protein: MRSGVKVAVVGGVFVVVASGVGYGGYNLWNGITGGSDGVGTRSGSAPKSGPVTPEEVTATAKDFLAAWAGGESDRAAQLTNDPVGSGPALLGFREEAKVSAATITPGPATGATVPFTVQATVTYQGVSKPWTYSSRLTVVRGATTGRPLVAWKPAVLHPKLNSASASIRTGAARTAAVDAVDVRGRELTAEKYPSLGPVLDQLRARYGATVGGRPGVETFVDSGVEGVPDTTLLTLSKGEPGKLRTTIDADVQAAAERAVKRHGSASVVAIKPSTGAIRAVANNPAAGFNTAFSGTKAPGSTLKIVTAALLLEKGLVTADRPAECPPTVMYYGRTIRNLNGFSMDGAPFGKSFARSCNTAFIKKIDDVGDDAALGKEAREVFGIGLEWKTGITSFDGSVPAATGGEAAAQYIGQGTVQMNPLNIASITATAKDGTFRQPYLVAQDVDDRVFATAERKLPAAVARQLRDMMRLTATAGYGTATGVMSSVGGDKGAKTGSAEVDGQDSSDSWFTGFADDLAAAALVENGGHGVDAAGPIVASVLQAD; the protein is encoded by the coding sequence ATGCGCAGTGGTGTGAAGGTCGCGGTCGTCGGCGGGGTCTTCGTCGTCGTGGCGAGCGGGGTCGGATACGGGGGCTACAACCTCTGGAACGGGATCACCGGAGGGTCCGACGGGGTCGGCACGCGGTCGGGCTCCGCGCCGAAGTCGGGGCCGGTCACGCCGGAGGAGGTGACGGCGACCGCGAAGGACTTCCTCGCGGCCTGGGCCGGCGGGGAGTCGGACCGGGCGGCGCAGCTGACCAACGACCCGGTCGGCTCGGGTCCGGCCCTGCTGGGCTTCCGCGAGGAGGCCAAGGTCTCCGCCGCGACGATCACCCCCGGGCCCGCGACGGGCGCGACGGTGCCGTTCACGGTGCAGGCGACCGTCACGTACCAGGGCGTGTCGAAGCCCTGGACGTACTCCTCGCGGCTCACCGTGGTCCGCGGGGCCACCACCGGGCGCCCCCTGGTCGCCTGGAAGCCTGCCGTCCTGCACCCGAAGCTGAACTCGGCGTCGGCGTCGATCCGCACCGGCGCGGCCAGGACGGCGGCGGTCGACGCCGTCGACGTCCGGGGCCGGGAGCTCACGGCCGAGAAGTACCCCTCGCTCGGCCCCGTCCTGGACCAGCTGCGCGCCCGGTACGGCGCCACGGTGGGCGGCAGGCCGGGCGTCGAGACCTTCGTCGACTCGGGCGTGGAGGGCGTGCCCGACACGACCCTGCTCACCCTGTCGAAGGGCGAGCCGGGGAAGCTGCGGACGACGATCGACGCGGACGTGCAGGCGGCGGCCGAGCGGGCGGTCAAGCGGCACGGCTCGGCGTCGGTGGTCGCGATCAAGCCCTCGACGGGCGCGATACGGGCGGTCGCCAACAACCCGGCGGCCGGCTTCAACACGGCGTTCTCCGGCACGAAGGCGCCCGGCTCCACCCTGAAGATCGTCACGGCGGCGCTGCTCCTGGAGAAGGGCCTGGTCACGGCGGACAGGCCGGCGGAGTGCCCGCCGACGGTCATGTACTACGGCCGGACGATCCGGAACCTGAACGGCTTCTCGATGGACGGCGCCCCCTTCGGGAAGAGCTTCGCCCGCTCCTGCAACACGGCCTTCATCAAGAAGATCGACGACGTCGGCGACGACGCCGCGCTGGGCAAGGAGGCCAGGGAGGTCTTCGGCATCGGCCTCGAATGGAAGACAGGCATCACCTCCTTCGACGGCTCCGTCCCCGCCGCGACCGGCGGCGAGGCCGCGGCCCAGTACATCGGCCAGGGCACGGTCCAGATGAACCCGCTGAACATCGCCTCGATCACGGCCACCGCGAAGGACGGCACCTTCCGGCAGCCGTACCTGGTCGCCCAGGACGTGGACGACCGGGTGTTCGCCACCGCCGAGCGGAAGCTCCCCGCCGCCGTGGCCCGGCAGCTGCGCGACATGATGCGGCTGACGGCGACGGCCGGCTACGGCACGGCGACCGGGGTGATGTCCTCGGTCGGCGGCGACAAGGGCGCGAAGACCGGCTCGGCGGAGGTCGACGGCCAGGACTCCTCGGACTCCTGGTTCACCGGCTTCGCGGACGACCTGGCGGCGGCGGCCCTGGTCGAGAACGGCGGGCACGGCGTCGACGCGGCCGGGCCGATCGTGGCGAGCGTCCTGCAGGCGGACTAG
- the rsmA gene encoding 16S rRNA (adenine(1518)-N(6)/adenine(1519)-N(6))-dimethyltransferase RsmA — MSTTTGPDSPDALLGPADIRELAAALGVRPTKQKGQNFVIDANTVRRIVRTAEVRPDDVVVEVGPGLGSLTLALLEAADRVTAVEIDDILAAALPATIAARMPQRKDRFALVHSDAMLVQELPGPPPTALVANLPYNVAVPVLLHMLDRFPTIERTLVMVQAEVADRLAARPGNKVYGVPSVKANWYADVKRAGSIGRNVFWPAPNVDSGLVSLVRRTEPVRTTASKKEVFAVVDAAFAQRRKTLRAALATWAGSPAAAEAALVAAGISPQARGEALTVEEFARIAEHKGAGA, encoded by the coding sequence GTGAGCACCACCACCGGACCCGACAGTCCCGACGCCCTCCTCGGCCCCGCAGACATCCGCGAGCTGGCCGCCGCCCTCGGCGTGCGCCCGACCAAGCAGAAGGGCCAGAACTTCGTCATCGACGCGAACACGGTCCGGCGGATCGTCCGCACGGCCGAGGTGCGCCCCGACGACGTGGTCGTGGAGGTGGGACCGGGGCTCGGCTCCCTCACCCTCGCGCTGCTGGAGGCCGCGGACCGGGTGACCGCCGTCGAGATCGACGACATCCTCGCCGCCGCGCTGCCGGCCACCATCGCCGCCCGCATGCCGCAGAGGAAGGACCGCTTCGCGCTCGTCCACTCCGACGCCATGCTGGTCCAGGAGCTGCCGGGCCCGCCGCCCACCGCGCTCGTGGCCAACCTGCCGTACAACGTGGCCGTCCCGGTGCTGCTGCACATGCTGGACCGCTTCCCGACCATCGAGCGGACCCTCGTCATGGTCCAGGCCGAGGTCGCCGACCGGCTCGCCGCCCGGCCGGGCAACAAGGTGTACGGCGTGCCGTCGGTGAAGGCCAACTGGTACGCGGACGTCAAGCGGGCCGGTTCCATCGGCCGCAACGTCTTCTGGCCCGCGCCCAACGTCGACTCGGGCCTGGTGTCGCTGGTGCGGCGCACCGAGCCGGTGCGGACCACCGCCTCCAAGAAGGAGGTCTTCGCCGTCGTCGACGCCGCCTTCGCCCAGCGCCGCAAGACCCTGCGCGCCGCCCTCGCGACCTGGGCGGGCTCGCCCGCCGCGGCCGAGGCGGCCCTGGTGGCGGCCGGCATCTCGCCGCAGGCGCGCGGCGAGGCCCTGACGGTCGAGGAGTTCGCCCGGATCGCGGAGCACAAGGGGGCCGGGGCATGA